GAAACAGAGTGTTCGAAACTTATAGGGAAAGTGAGATCTCAAGCTGTAGACCAACCCAGACAAATCTGTTCGATGGATAGGAAGAGGATGGTGAGAGGAACCTACCCTCCAACTTTCAGCCAAATCAGACGGCTAGATCTCAGAGAAACTGCTCGCGAGAGCCTTGCTGTCTTCCATGAGCATTTTGCCGAAGAGAATATAGGATCAAACATGTGAAGAGATTTTCTATCTAGCAAGTGACTAAATATGAGATCAGATATGAACATAAAATGCATATcggagaaaaagaatgaaaataatttttttttttaagtaagaAAATCCCAACCTCATCACAACGCAGTCACCACTGTGCAGTGATCGCCGAAGGGTTTGCGAGAACGAATACCACCACATGGGGGTTGCCACCACTAAGACGACAGGGCCGATTACATCCACGTCGCTCTCTCCCACAGTTGACGGCACAGGAGCGGGGGCTACCcgcctttcttctcttcctccacACTTTTCAGTTCACATGTAATGTAGATGGGAAATTTTGTCCATCCGAAGGACCCAAGATTGTTTGTCCGAGGTTTAATCCGGGTTCCTCTGACTTTGTCCAATCCAAAATTTGTAACAAAACTTCAAATAGTGTTAATCTATATCTTATTTAGGGTTATATCCGGTTACCAAGCATGACTTTAGAGTTAATTGGACGAGCAAGTGATAAGTATATTCTTTATCAAGTTAAGCAGGATGAATGATGTTATCATGCTTAATTTTCTAAATACTCTCTACTTCTGAAGAGAAAGGCCTACTGATTAAATTAGGATCATCCATAGTGAACTTCTCAAGCAAGAGGCACTTAAATTGTTAAGGGGTATTGATACCACATATACTAAACTTCTACTCATTGTTTCactagtactttttttttttaaacttaaaaCTCTTGAAAATCTGCTCAGTTTGGTCcttcaaataacaaaaattataaatgatattaacatgGACAAGTATGCCATTAAGTCGCCATTAGTTGAACATTTGTCTTGAGATTATGCCAAGTCACCAAATACACATTATATGATCAAGATGCATCCatgtcattcattttttttatatatatattctacaTGCAAACCATAATTTCAAAGAACCTCTTACGTAGCACCAATGCCCGCCGGTGCGAATTGAGCACTACTACACATCCAACATAGAACTACGacatcattattttttcttcgAAAACTACTAAGTTCATAGTACACATCAGCAAAAGACACATGACATTGGGCTCGATTTaactaaaatacaaaatcgaattgattcttAATAGTTAAGGTACTTAATTGAATAAAAAGGTTGAGGCCGAAAACTCAATAAAGGGGCTACTTGGGCCCGCAATTCCAATCTTACATAATCGTAATGGGCTTTTACggttttctttgaaagtgggcCGATAATCACATTCCAACAAGGAAATCTTGAGATATCGCAATGAAAGCCCAACCCACATTTTAAACACTAAAGGACAGTATAACCTAGTGCCACGGGCATCAAGGCTTGGCATGTTAGATGACCGGTGCAACTTCGACCGGTTTCTACATGAATTGGACCTTCTCTTCTTACTGGTCCATGCTTAGGTTCTCCGACGCCACCGTTCCGGCCAATCTTATTGATTAGAGAGCGGCTGGCTTCCGGCAGGGAGAAGGGGGAGGATTTCTTCGGCCACTTTTCGGTCCTCCGACGATTCTGTTGGATGATGAGAGGGAGGGAGCATGCCATTCTGTCCGCGCGCGCCTCTTCAACATGAGACTGGTATTATATTCATGATTTCTTATTTGTTCCatttagcttctttttttttttttttactgtcgtgtttttttaatctttacAAAAAATATGCATACTTGGTTTGTCGGAAGAAGTTCCAGATATCGAAATGTTTCGCATTGGTCAACTGTGGAATGAATTCTCTTACGTCAAAAAGGGATTTCACGTGAAAGATGGGATAATCTGATCCTTAAaggattaaaattaattaagaaataaCGTTCCCTTAATTAAGATTATAGAGcagaattctttttttaataagataATTGACTTAATATCACATTATGCACATTGCACATCTCCAAAAGTTGCGCCTAACACAAGATGGGATGTTACACGaggtttattatttttatttttatttttatttttatactaGACAACCATACGTGTTCTCATCGGTCCATCCTCCCCCCGATTTACCaatttgttttctctctcattATGCCTTTTTCGCTTCATTATCCTCTGCTTTCTTACAAAAGCAAGAATGGTTTGCGAAAGAAAGTAATTATGCATATTTTGATTTATCATAATGAAAATTATATCAACTTATTAAAGGCAGTATGAAATGATTAATTAAGATAACATAAATACACGTACGATAGAAAAGATATTCACACAATTTTCAAAGATACATAGAACCATCATCCTAAATATATCTAGTAGCTAGAATCATCGTCAAAGTCGCTCCCATCTTCGGAGCTCTCCAGTGCCCTCTTCTCTTGCTCCTCTTGCTCCTCTTGCTCCACCTCGTTCAGCTGGCACTCCTCCCTCAACTCTCCGTTCTCGTTCCTCTCCGCTCTCGCCTTCAACACCTCCAGCAGCTCGCCCACCACTCTCCCCTTGTTCCTCCGGTTCTTGATCAGGACTTCGCTTATGTCCGCCGGCGTCATATTGGCCTTCTCGACTGCCTCTCGGAGCTCGCTCGCCACCACTTCTCCGAGGTCCTCAGCCTCAATGTCCAGGTAGTTCCGGAGCAGGATCTTGAGCGCCGGGTACGAGCAGTAGCTCATGTAGATGTGCATGTCCATCCGGCCGCTCCGGAGTAATGCTGGGTCGAGCTTCTTGATGTGGTTGCTGGTGAACACAAAGATCCTCTCGCTCCCACAGCACGACCACAGGCCGTCAGTGAAGTTGAGCAGTCCTGAGAGGGTGATTGTATTGTCGTTCCTGTCCTCGCCACCGTGTGCCGCACGCCGTGGCGCGGCTTGTTGCGCATTCAACCTTTTTGGCAGACTGACCGAGCAGTCGATGTCCTCGATGACGATGATGGACTTGGAGCTGGTGTTCGTGAGGAACTCTCGGAGCTGGGAGTTAGAGCGCACCTTGGTCAGCTCGAGGTCGTAGATGTCATAACCCAGGAAATTGGCCATAGCAGCAATCATGCTCGATTTCCCCGTTCCAGGCGGGCCGTAGAGCAGGTAGCCCCGCTTCCAGGCGCGACCTGTCCGCTGGTAGAAGGCCTTCCCCGCCACGAAGTCGCGGAGGTCCTCCATGATGTCCCTCTTCCTCTCCGGGTCCATGGCCAATGTGTCGAAGGTGCTCGGGTGCTTGAACGGCACCTGTCTCCAACAGCCGTGCGAATTAGTGTAGAGGAAGCGTTCTCGGTTCTTGCGGCGGATGTCGTTGGCCTTGTCCATGATGTGGTCCAGGTAGGAGTCGAGGATACGCTCCCTATCGCACTTCCTGATCCGGAGCGTGAAGAAGCGCTTCTCGCCTCGTGAGGGCTGGGACTGGCTCTGGATCACCACATGCTCCCACTGAACAGAAACGCCGTCAAAGACGTCGGCGATGCAGTCGTTGTTGGTGAGGGCAAAGGTGGTGGAGCTGGAGTTGGGGGCGCGACTGAGGGAGAGGCAGCTGCAGGAGGCAGAGACGAAGGAGCTGAGGTAGAGTTGGACCGCGTTGTAAAGCTCGTTGACACCGTCATTCTTCGTGATTTCGAAGTAGCAGTAGGAGTAGTAGCAGCCAAGGGCGCGCTTCAGGAACTTGAGGGAGGCGGAACGGAGCTGTGGTGGGAGCACATTCCGGAGGATGGTCTGGCAGAAGGCCAGAGTACCCAGGAGGGAGGCTAGAGTTGTCCAAGTCTCCTTCATATCTGCCATTGCGGGTGAGTAAAAGTTGAGGTTTTCCTGGAGATCTCTGGGTTTGGAAGAAGGAGACGATCAGGAAGAATAGAGGTTGGGCTACTGGGGGTGAGTTTGTTTtataaggagaaaatattagatggGTCCATTTTTCACCTCGTCTCCTCTACGTTTCTTCTAGGAAGGTGCCAAAGAAAATGACCGGTCAATTCCACGGCATGgccaaaaaaaattccatggcACGACCACTGATATGTAAAAGGACTTCGTAGAGCGTGCGTTGGGGACATTTGTCAAGCAATCAAACCATAGAATTCTACCATAATCGTCCGACTGTCGGCAGGATCCATTTATAAAATCCGAACTAAAGGAATCCAATCAATGGTTTGGAAATAACTATTCAAAATTACATGCCGTAAAGATTCGATCTTTTGTATGTCTGGTTTTGTAGCGAGAAATTCGTGAGCGTGTCGAGTTTTTGTAAGCTTGGTCCATTGATTTTATGAGGTCTGACACAAAGCTCATTATGTTGGTCGAGTTCACATGGATTGGTCCACTCGGAACGATGGATTTatttaataagaataaaaagggaaagggCAGGATGAGTGGGACTGATTGGCCGATCATGGGAAGCTTAGGAGTGGAGTGGATTTTGGAGAGATGAATGCCATCGCCATTGGTCTCTTATGCGCGTCCTCCTCCAACTTCTCCATCTCAAAAGGAGTGAAATTGTCACCGTGACAACTACCGGTACACGACACTTCACTGTTAAAATATGTATTAAGTTTGAGCTCGTCAAACGAAGCTCGACTGCTGAAAATATGTGAAATGGGTTGCATGTAAGTCAAAAATTTGCGTGGGAGAATTACGGGTCGAGGTTTCACgataggggtgagcggttccaggttcccgTTCGGTTCCGTCCGGAACTCGGAACCTGCACCGCcagtacaggttcctcattttgaggaaccCAACCTACCCCCGTGAACCCGGGAACCTTGGAACCCCCGTCCCGGGTTCCAGGGTCACGGCCAGGTtccaacagttttttttttttttttttttttagatttaaactataacatatgcgcacgttacccaaaaaactataacgtacgtgcacgttaccaaaaaaatataacatatgcgcacgttacccaaaaaaattataacatgcACGCacgttactaaaaaaaaatataacgtatgcgcacgttaccaaaaaaaaaaaaattataacatgcACACacgttactaaaaaaaaatataacgtatgcgcacgttaccaaaaaaaaactataatgtacgtgtatactacacggtaacttcccattgacatgttatcttaatacattaacttcgcactgcacaacaataatagaatataattagaaatttcaaaacaaatagcaaactagaaagtagaaataaaacaccactagaacaagaatgtctagagatacaagttttgaaaaaatttcgattaaacccttaaatgaactcagaaaattctgaaatttggacacgttgtatttaagacctagaggtacaagtttcatgaagaaatcgtagtccaattcgttctggattaaaagataaaatcgattaatttttcctattctctacttgcacagtttttgaaacatttttttttttttggttaaataggcaaatgaactacaaaaattacgaaatttaaatatgttgtagggaagacatgaaagagatatttcatgcagaacacatttccaaaagaacctcatacaaaatgatatagtccacgcattgcaacttacaagatccgaacacatcagattgcacagttttagaaacatttccgattaaatacccaaatgaccttcaaaaattatgaaattcgactatgtgatagtcaagaccataaggtagatacttcatgaaaaaattgaagtcaaattcgtcctagataattaaatatggacggttaaaatccctgttcgtagtactgtaattccagatctaaccatctccaaaggaccacgatttcacctacctattcttgtttttttttctctaaattttttatatgttgtatctcaggatgtcctttacaacttttgttaagaaaccgaagtgaaatttcgacaaaaaggttgccttacagtccatgcattcatcaagggtcggtcccaaaatctccagatccagtctttccaaagaataacgatttcacccacttatacttgtttgttttgtcccaaatttgagtatgttatactccaagaagtcctttacaactttcatttagaggcgaagccaaaattcaactagaacatcataTACAAGTCACTAAAATATCCACGGTCGAGctttttctgccctaagtaACGGTTCCGGTTCTGGTTCCGAAATAGGTTCCGGTTCCGGAACCGGAACTGGAACCGGtccccttggaaccgggaaccgaaccggaccctcctccggtttggttccggttcccgggttacccgggaaccgcgctcAGCCCTATTTCACGAAGCGTGAAGAAGAATCAATTGCACGGGACCTGTCGCCCTCTCCATGTCCTGTTTACATTATTGGAATCTTTGGGACGTTGAATTTATTGCCGCCGAAAGACTTATTTTGTTCACACAGAAAAAGGGCCTTTGTTCGTACAGAAAAAGCAACTgacatattatattatatttatttgtggGGTCAGTGGGTTGAATAATTGATGAAGGATGTGGACTTATTTTGTCCCTCTCATTGACTCTTTTCAAGCGTAGCTGCACAAAGGGAAAGAGTAGGTGGAGCTCCCACCTTACCTTCTGCTGTCTTTCAACCAACCGAAGAAGCCTTCATTGTGCAGCAAGAAATGATGGGAAGGTTCTCTTGGTTATAAATAGAGTTCTCTTAACGATGAAGGTGGGCCTTTGTGCATCGAGAAAATATAAGAGTTTTTTTTAGCTACAttgattaatattataatttatcattttatggGATTGGTCTAAGGTAAAAtagaagatttcttaattagtttaatatagAAATAACTAGTGAAGTATGACtaaaaactttataaataatGCTTAAATCTATTTTCTAACCCTAACACACAATTATTCTCACATAAGAACCGTTAATTGAATGCTAAAAGCATAGAGTAGTTTCATTAAGCTAATGATTAGAGGACAATAACTCTTGAATTTGGATCGTCGTTATTACGTATTAAGAACCATGGATTCCAAATTATATATCCAATATATATTTGcaaatctattccaaatctatatGTTCTTAATCCTAGCTATGGAGATTGTAGGATGTGCTTTCGCGGCTTACAGAAAAGATTGAACTTTGAGATTGCACAAAAGATAATTGTGCAAAGAGTTCTTCTCATGAGGGTCTTGCTTGTTGTAATTGTATCCTATAGTAATTTTAGCTAGTTGAATTCATGTGATTAGAATTTGTGTAATTCTTTGAGTAAAATTTCATTAGTCATCGCGAGAGGTTAAACACTAGATGGGTTATTAAGTGTAATTAGAAGTTAGGAAACACCTAGAGAGTATATGAATACTTTGATGATTGTAATTTTCATTGTATCGtttgttttagggttaataccatgaaaaactcaaaacggtatatttatgacaaatctatccaaatttaatttttttaccataaataaacctcaaactagtgtacttatgataaatttatctcaaattaattgttgaccaacaaaaatcacaaaccggt
The window above is part of the Eucalyptus grandis isolate ANBG69807.140 chromosome 6, ASM1654582v1, whole genome shotgun sequence genome. Proteins encoded here:
- the LOC120294960 gene encoding AAA-ATPase At5g57480-like, which encodes MADMKETWTTLASLLGTLAFCQTILRNVLPPQLRSASLKFLKRALGCYYSYCYFEITKNDGVNELYNAVQLYLSSFVSASCSCLSLSRAPNSSSTTFALTNNDCIADVFDGVSVQWEHVVIQSQSQPSRGEKRFFTLRIRKCDRERILDSYLDHIMDKANDIRRKNRERFLYTNSHGCWRQVPFKHPSTFDTLAMDPERKRDIMEDLRDFVAGKAFYQRTGRAWKRGYLLYGPPGTGKSSMIAAMANFLGYDIYDLELTKVRSNSQLREFLTNTSSKSIIVIEDIDCSVSLPKRLNAQQAAPRRAAHGGEDRNDNTITLSGLLNFTDGLWSCCGSERIFVFTSNHIKKLDPALLRSGRMDMHIYMSYCSYPALKILLRNYLDIEAEDLGEVVASELREAVEKANMTPADISEVLIKNRRNKGRVVGELLEVLKARAERNENGELREECQLNEVEQEEQEEQEKRALESSEDGSDFDDDSSY